AGATGATTGCTTCCGGGGCTTTTAGCGGAATGGTTAAATTCTTCCTGTGTATCTGTATCTTGTTTCTGTTAACTGCGACGATGTCGTTCCGGTTTCTGAAAGTATATAAGGAACAGAACGACCACACTGATCATATTCATCCGGAAGATGATAACCTTATGTTATAAATGATACGTCATGGAAAAGCACGACATTAACACCCGTGAGGATATTGAAAGGCTGGTGAATACTTTTTATGAAGGTGCCAGGAAAGATGACGTGATCGGATATATTTTTAATGACATTGCTAAAGTAGACTGGCCGGTACATCTTCCTGTCATGTATGATTTCTGGGAGAGCCTGTTGCTGGAAGGCACCTATAAAGGCAATGCCATGCAGCCTCATTTCCGTATCAATAAACTGGTACCATTGGAGACGGTTCATTTTCAGCGCTGGCTGCAGTTGTTTGAAGGTACGGTCCATGAATTATTCAGCGGAGAAATTGCTGAACTGGCTATTACGAGGGCCAGGTCGATCAGTGAGATCATGAATTTCAAAATGAATTCCATCAATCATCCTGAACAGGATAAGACAAAAATTCCGCTCGTTAACCCGGGCAAACAAAAAGAATAGCTTATGCAACCACTGGCAGAGCGGCTACGGCCAGCTACATTAGATGAGCTGGTAGGGCAGGAACACCTGACAGGAAAAGATAGTATACTCCGTAAAGCCATCGAACAGGGAAGAATTCCATCTATGATTTTATGGGGGCCTCCCGGCGTCGGTAAAACGACCATCGCCAATATTATTGCGCATACCCTCAACGTACCGTTCTACACGCTGAGTGCGATTTCTGCAGGTGTCAAAGAAGTAAGAGAAGTAATTGAAATGGCCCGCCGCCAACAACATGCGGTGCTGTTTATAGATGAAATACATCGGTTTAATAAATCGCAGCAGGATGCTTTGCTGGGTGCCGTAGAAAAAGGGATTATCACCCTGATAGGTGCCACCACAGAGAACCCGTCTTTTGAAGTAAATGCGGCGGTATTGTCGAGGAGCCAGGTATACGTGCTGAAACCGCTAGGCCCCGAGCAACTGATGCAGTTGCTGAAACAGGCCATGGAAAAAGATAAATGGCTGCAATCGAAAAATATCGAGTTAAAGGAAACAACTGCTTTATTTAATATTTCCGGCGGTGATGCCCGTAAACTCCTGAACCTGTTTGAGCTGGTAGCCGGAACTATCCAAACAGATCCTATCGTCATCACAGATGCGCAGGTAATGGATATTGCGCAGCAGCGGGTAGCCATCTACGATAAAAGTGGTGAGCAGCATTATGATATTATCTCAGCATTTATAAAATCTATTCGCGGGAGTGATCCTAATGCTGCCGTATATTACCTGGCGCGTATGATCGACGGCGGAGAAGATGTGAAATTTATTGCCAGAAGATTGGTGATTCTTGCTTCTGAAGATATTGGAAATGCCAATCCCAATGCATTGTTGCTGGCAACAAATTGTTTCCAGGCAGTTAACCTGATAGGGTATCCGGAGTCGAGAATTATTCTCTCACAGTGCGTGACTTATCTGGCTTCTTCAGCGAAAAGTAATGCTGCATATATGGCCATTAATTCAGCTCAGTCTATAGTAGCTAAAACCGGTGATCTGCCGGTGCCCATGCATATCAGGAACGCACCTACGAAACTGATGAAAGAAATGGGCTATAATAAAGGCTATCAGTATGCACATGATTATGAAAATAATTTTGTGTCACAGGAATTTCTGCCTGATGCCATCAAAGGGACGAAGTTTTATGATCCGGGGAAAAATCCGAGGGAAGATGAGTTGAGGAGATATCTGAAGCAGTTGTGGAAAGATAAGTACAATTACTAGTTTTCCCGCAAAGCCAGTGAAGGAAGGCCTTTGGGTTTCCTGCGGCGGAGTAGTAAAGACCTGTGTTTTGTTAAAAAAAGACGTGCCATACGGCACGTCTTTTTTTAATCTCTGTTCTTATCAAGAATAGTAAAATCGCAGGAAATCCGTTCTCCGTTTTCATCTACCAATGTAATAGTATGTTTGCCGGCTTTAGGCCGGAGTGCCATCTGATGGAATTCGACGGTAGTGCCCAGGAAATCATTGTCCAGTGTCCAGAAGATTTTGGCGGACGTATTCCGGTGCGTGGCTGTAAAGATAGCCTGACCGGCGTTTCCGTCGATTTCTACGGGAACGAATATGCGTGCATTAGGGCGTGGGTATATCAGTTCCATCGGTGCCTTTTCCTGTCCTAATGATGCCAGACAATCCGGCTTATAGGGAGGCAGTGCCTCATAATAGTTTTTACTTCTGTAATAATATTCCTGTGAAGGCGGCAGTATAAACCATGATTTATGTTGCATGTATTGCGGCGATTCGCAGGCTTCAGTTACGCGGTATTTCCCGGTTCTATCGAGGTGGACCAGCTGATGGTATGGGCAAACGCCGGCACGGATACCTGCCATGGGTACCAGTATGGAATCTTTTTCCTCGCAGAGTTCAGTAGCGCGGTAGCCACTTTTCCGGCATACTTCCACTTTTTTCATCAGATGGATGGGTTCTTCAAACCAGCCGTTGGTACGTAGCTGACGGAATACATCGAAGAGAATCGGTGCGGCGGTCTGGACTCCTATCAATCCTGGTCTGCCTTCTCCATCAGCATTTCCTACCCACACTCCTACTACAAATTGCGGTGTTACACCGATCGCCCATCCGTCTCTGAAGCCGAAGCTGGTGCCTGTTTTCCAGGCAATGCGCTGAGTAGAGGAGAATTGCTGCCATAGCAATTCTTCGCCAGGTCGCATGACTTCTGTCATGGCTTCAAAGGTCCACCAGATGGAGGCAGCGTCCAGTGGAGTGTTTTTACTCAGGCCGTGTTCTGAAGGTTGTACCGCGTCTTTTTTATAGTTAGGTGGATGGATATCATCCATATCATATTTTCCATTGTATTGTTGTACATGCAATAGCAAACGGGCCATACTGGCATACATCCCGCACATTTCCCAGAGTGTTGTTTCACCTCCGCCGAGGATCATGGATAAGCCGTAATGGTCGGAGGGCTTATTGAGTGTGGTGATTCCCATCTGTTTCAGTAACGTATGGAAACGTTCGTAGCGGTATATCTGGAGCATGCGAACGGCAGGGATATTGAGGGATCTTGCCAGTGCGCGGGAGGCCGGAACAGCGCCATCATAGCCCAGGTCGAAGTTTTGCGGTGAATAGCCGGCAATTTGCGTTGGAATATCTGGTATCAGCGTATGCGGGAGGATAAGCCCATCATGCAGCATGGCGGCGTATAGTACGGGCTTCAGTGTACTTCCCGGAGACCTTCTGGCCTGGATAATATCCACATGACTTTCCAGTTCGGAATCAGCGGGATTGTAGATATTTCCTACGTATGCGAGGGTGTTGCCTGTTTCCACATCGAGTACCAGCACAGCAGCGTTGTTAATGCCGTTGGCTCTATAAGTGGCGTGGTACCTGGTGGTGATGTCCGTTACATTGCGTTGCAGCGAGGCATCAAGTGTGCTTTGTATGCGTGTTTCGCCGGATTGTTTTTGCTGCTGATAGTCGCTTCTGAAGCGGTCGAGCAGGTGCGGCGCATATTGCGGCAGCGCAAGCGGCTGATCTGGTAATGGTTCCAGCTTAGCCAGTTCGTAAGTGGTTTTATCGATTGTTTTATTTTGCCAGAGTTTTTGCAGCAACTGATTACGTTTAGTCATTAACGTTTGTCTGTTGCGACCGGGGTGTACTAATGCCGGACTATTGGGTAATACGGCGAGAGCGGCCATTTCCCCCCAGGATAATTGTTCGGCTTTTCGGCCGTAATAGCGCCAGGAGGCGGCTTCGAGGCCAACAACGTTTCCCCCGAAAGGTGCATTGGCGGCGTATAAGGCGATGATTTTCTTTTTAGAGGCAGCGAATTCCAGTCTGGTAGCAAGTACTGCTTCGATGCATTTTTGCCAGATAGTACGTGGTTTATTTCTTGCGATACGTATCACCTGCATGGTTAGTGTACTGCCACCGCTGACTACTTTATGTCCGCTGAAGTTTTGTTTTACTGCGCGGGCCATAGCGATGGGATCTACGCCCCAGTGGTATCGGAAGCGTTTATCTTCGTAGGCGATAATACATTTAGCGAATTTATCAGGTACGTGTTCGCTGTAGGGGAAGCGCCATTGTCCGTCTGTGGCGATGGTAGCGTTCAGTAAGTCGCCGTTGCTATCTTCCAGTACAAAAGAAGTAGGACTGGTAAACAGTTGTCGTGGCAGGCAGCAATAATAGGCAATGAGGATGATGGTGCCGGCGATGAGCCACCACTTTCTTTTTTTACTCCACTTTTTAATTTGTTCCAGGGTCATGTGACTACAATGATAGTACATTTTGTGATCTGTTCATTATCATGTTTTGTAAGATGGTGATTGAATGAAATGAACAGTGCTGGTAATGTTTATTGTACTACATTTGACTTAATAGATTCCGCCACGCTACCCATTCAGATCAGCGTCCCACGGCGGAACATTTTTTTTTAATCACTTCCCATAATTCTCTCTCCAGATTTTTTCTCAGCAGATAATTGTAAAAATGATTTCATGTTGATATCAGCAGATTCATGCTGCGTATTTGTGTGTTGTTTTTAGCCTGTATTTCTCATAAAGGATTTTATAAGTGATCTGTTCATTATCAGGTTTTTTGATGAAATCCCTGAATGAAAATGAACAGGGTTTGTATTGTCTAACGCTATAAATTGCATGCAATGATTTGATGCATCATCATTGTTTGAATGAATTTTTTTTATAACCTTGAAAAATATTTTATGATTAAATCAGATTTATTGTTTTGCTATTATATAGATGGGTAGCGGGTTGCGTCAGGTATCGCAGATTTTATATGATAACGATTTTGTTAAATTGTATTATCATTTTGTTTGTCATCCTGTCATTCTAATAATTCATTTTTAATCTGAAAAATAATTTGGTGAGAATTGTTATTTTTTATGAAAATGAATTTGGCTGGTAAAATATTTTAAGTTAATTTTGAATTGACAGATCTCGCCACGCTACCCATTCAGATCAGCGTCCCACGGCGAGACATTTTTTTATATGATCTCCTCATATAATAAGCCCGCAACAACCATATCTGAACAAATTATTCTCCTTAAGCGTCGTGGTCTTCTAATAGAGAATGTAACTTTAGCAGAAGAGTATTTGACCCACGTAGGTTTTTTCAGATTAGCCGATTTCTGGCAAGTATTACAACGTGATACAACGAATAATATTTTCATTAAGGGAACTAAATTCAATTCTGTAGTAGAGCTATATAATTTTGATAGGGGGTTAAGATTATTGTTACTCGATGCTATTGAACGAATAGAGATTTCTTTACGTGCGAGTATTACAGACACAATGTCTTTGGCCTATGGAGGGCAATGGTATAGTGATCCAAGGAATGCTGAAGATGTAGACCGATTTAATGATAATATGGATTTTATTAAATCGGAATTGGAACGAAACACTGAGGAATTTTTAACAATTCATACCAGACGATACGGAACAGCGGAATATCCACCCGCTTGGAAAATTGTACAGGTACTAAGTTTTGGTACTCTTTCCAAACTGTACAGAAATATTGCCAGGAAATTGCCAGAGAAAAAAATAATAGCTATAAAATTCGGCTTGCCAACATATGTTTGGTTAGATAATTGGCTTATGGTAGTCTCTGCATTGAGAAATCATTGTGCTCATCATAACCGTTTATGTTACCGTTGGTTTGTTTTTATTCCCAAAGAATTAACTAAGGCCAATAATTACTGGATAAAGAAATATCCTGAAGGATTGGGTAAACGTTACTTATATACTCAGTTATGTACAGTGAAATACTTGCTTGATCGTTGTGGATATAATGATTTTAGCGAACGGCTAAAGTACTTAATTGAAAAATCTCCAAATGTTCCATTACAAAAAATGGGCTTCCTTCCCGGCTGGGAAAACGAAGACCTGTGGAAATAATACAGCTCATATTAAAATCACATAACAAATAAGGCCGTCTCTACTCACTAGAGACGGCCTTGCTATTTAACGTTATCTTTCTCCTACTTCGTCACTTCTACCCATTTACCCGGCGCAAATGCATGAATGGTATTATCATACATTGCTTCTGTAGTAGTTGCCGGCAGATAGAACCTTCCCAGGTAAGCTGCATTCAGCAATACATTATAAGTACGGGTTTTATTTTCTTCAATATTGAAGTAGGTATAAACTCTGTCGTCACGTATATCCATAAACGTAGCCGGTGAAGAGTGATTTGCGCTGTCATTGCCCATCAGGCGGGTATTCAGGATCTCCCATCCGGAAGGGAATATCTGTGAAAGCGCCATTTGTTCATAGTAGCCGCGTTTGCCCGGATTACGGATGGTTACTGATGCAACGAAGTCCTCCCCTTGTTTCAGTTTGGTAGGATCAATTGCATGTCCTTCCCTGGTGAGGTACTGCACTTTCATGTCGAGTATATCAGGGTTGTTGGTAGCCACCGGTTCCTGGCCTGCTTCCGGTTGTCCACGAAGGATGACACGGATATACAGCAGGTTGTTGCCGTTGTTATTGATCGTGATGTTACCTGCAGTATTTGCTGTCAAAGGAATCTGTGAAACAAAGGAGCTACTGTTTACCGTACCTTTTGTACCGTTGATGGTATAGCTGAAGTTCATCTTGCTGCTTCCTTTATTAACACCACAATATTTGGCAATTGCTATCAGTGAGTAAGCCGTTGTTTGCGTGCTGTACCAAGCGTTATCTTGCGCGAGGTTGGCTGCAATCTCTTTCACCAGTGCAGTGGCTCTGGTATTCTGACCTAATACTGCCTCTGTTTCCAGGATCATTGCCTTATCCCTCAGATCGGAACCAAACGTTCCTCCCAGCTGGTTATAAGCTTTTACTTCAGTGCCCAGGTTTTGTGTGAGACTGTTAGCGACTTCTGGCTGACCAGCCAGTTTGTAGGCTGCTGCCAGCCGCCATTTTGCAGGTACAGAAAGGTATTTGAATTCTTTCAGTCTGTTCATGGCGCCCAGCTCAGGCACTTTTGCCAATGCCAGCAGGTATAAACGATATGCCTGTGTAAGATCCGCACCATAGAAATTGGTGGAATTCGGCGACCATGTATTGGCTTTGTTTTTCTGGTATTTCTTCCAGCCATCCAGTAAGCCTGCAGGAATGGAATAACCACGCGACTGTGCTTCTACGAGGAAATGTCCGCCGTAGTTGGTGCCCCATTCGTCCGACTTAGGCTCTCCCGGCCAATAAGCGAAGCCGCCATCGGAGGTCTGGAAGGAGCGCAGTTTATTGATACCTGCTTTCACATTTCGATCTATCTCAGCCACCTGGCTGTCTTTCAGGTCCATCAGCTGGTTTAATACCAGTTGCGGGAACACACCGGAAGTGGTTTGTTCGATACAGCCATGTGGATAACCTATCAGCCATTCCAGGCGTTTGCCCAGGTTGAGACTAGGAATAGTGCTTACTTCCAGTACGCCGGTATTGGTGCCGGCCATGCCTACAGGGGCATAGCTGCTGCTCCATCCTTTCACGGCTTCCAGCGTGTATTCGCTAACGTTAGTGACGTACGGGTTCGGATTGCGTACCTGTAATTCGACGTTATCTTCAGCCACTTCGCGGCCACTGTTGGCGGTTACTTTGATTTTCGCAACGCCTGTCTGTGGTTTCACTTTCACATCGAAGTATACGATCTGTTCACCAGGAACAGGGAAGTTGACAGTTTTTGTACGATCACCAACAATTTCCAGCAGCGGGCTGGTACTCAGGGTCACGGTAGCGCTGCGAACGCTTGGCTCCAGGCCGAATACGGTTACCGGCAGCTGCATTGTTTCAGAAGGGCCTAATACACGAGGTGCGGAGGTAAGCAGCATCAAAGGTTTCTTCACGGAAACCACTTTGTCTGCCTGCCCGTAGGCGCCGTCTTGTCCGGCTACTACCATGGCTTTAACGGAACCGATATATGGTGGCAGTTTGAAATTATGTGTCTGTTTCTGACCGGATTTCAGGTAGAATGGCCCCATGAATTTAACAACAGGCTTAAAGCGGTTTGCTTTGGCTGCGCCGGCATTTCTGTTGAGGCCTTCGTCACCACCGATGCTGAGGATGCGGTCCATGTCTACGCCCCATGCGCCGATCACAAAGTCGAAGAGATCCCATGTTTTTACGCCCAGCGCTTCGCGTGCATAGAAAGAGCTGTGTGGATCAGGTGTTTTAAACCTGGTCAGGTCCAATAAGCCTTCATCAACAATGGCCACGGTATAGGTCATCGCTTTACCACTGGCTTCACTTACGGTGATGCTGGCGTCGGATTCCGGTTTCAGCTTATCAGGCATGCTGATCACTGGTTTCAGGATGGTTTCAGGATCTTCCACGATGATAGGAATAGTACCGTACATGCGTATTGGAAGGTCGTTGATCGTTTGTGCGTGCGGTTGCAGCAGACTAACGTTCACGTATATATTAGGCGCCATATTTTTGGCTGCCTTGAATTTATAGGTAGTCTGCCCTTTTTTGGTGGTGATCCAGGAGGTCTGCAATACTTTACTGCCTGATTCAATGCTGATGAGGCCACGGCCACCTTCACTGCTTGGAATGGTGAGGGTGATATCTTCACCTGTTTTGTAGGTGGTTTTATCGGAGGTAAATACCAGCATGGAAGCTTCTGCAGGGTTTTCTTTCTGCACGCGCTCTGCCCATCCCGGATAATCGATATACACCGCTTTACCGGCTGTGTGGCCACTCTGGAGGTCTTTCACACGGATGAGGTAACGGCCCCATTCAGGTGAATTGACGCGAAGTGCCCATTTACCTTTACCATTCTGTAGGGTAACGGTTTCTTTGGATATCAGCTGGTTATAGCTATCCTGTGTGAAGTTGGAGTAATCGTCGTTGTCACCACCATCCCACCACCATCTCCAGCGGATTTTATATAGTTCTACCTGTACCTGCCTGCTACCACCGACATAATTTCCTTTATCATCAACATCTACCAGGTCTACCATATGTGGCTGATCTGTCAGCAACATGCCGGTCATTCTATCGCCTTGCGGGATACGTAACCCTGCATAGGAGGTGTATGGATTGTATGGCAGTGAGAAATTATCGATGCTGAAATCGCCGCCCGGCTCAAATACCTTCACTTCGAAGTTGGCTTTCAGCTGGCCAGGGGCCGGCTTACCCAACTGAATGTTGGCATTGACAGGTGCAGTGCCATTATCGCTGAGGGCTCCCTCGAAGATGGTTTTATCTTCCGCTTCAAATTTGGTAACAGGATCGTCGAAGCTGAAGTCGTTAAAGCCTTTGAAGCTTGTTTTCTGTTGCGACAACGATACATCCACTTTAGCTTTGAGGTGTTGTGCTGTAGCGCCAAACAGCCACATTGCGGATAAGGTACCTTGTGTACCGGCCTTGGATAAGGAGTTGCCCGGACCGAAATCCATTTTTATTTTCAGGCGGTTAGGCTTTACGGTTTCTACGCGTACATTTTTGGTAAAGGTGGCGCCACCTACTTTTACTTTTGCCAGCCAGCTACCGGTGATATCATCTGCCTGGGTAGCAGTCGCGAAGCTATAGAAGCCATTCAGACTGCTGTTGGAATTGATACGTTTGTAGAGCTGTCCTTTAGGGTTATAGAGCTCCATGGTTACCGGCATGTCTGCTGGTAATTTCTTCTCTTTATCTTCCAGGATAAATGTCAGATAAATACTATCTCCCGGACGCCATACGCCACGTTCTCCATACAGGAACCCTTTAATACCCTGTTGTACTTCCTCGCCCTGTACATCAAAACGACTCAGCGGTAAGGAACTTCCATCATCTAATTTGAGGTAGCCGCGTTCGGTGCCTTTCTTCGCTACGAGCAGGTATGGCTTGCGTTTCAGGTCGAAAGTAGCCAGGCCATCGCCATCACTCTTGGTTTTGAAGATCACCTGGTTCTGGTAGTCCAGCAGTTCCAGCTCTACGGCCATTAAAGGCTTGGTATCGCGGATATCGGTAACGGCAACGAGCATACTATTGTCGTTACCGCGTTTTGCGGTCAGGCCGATATTGGAAGAAATGACGTTACGGGATACCCATCTGTCCCTGTTATAGTAGGAGCTTGTACAAGGATCGTCTTTCTCGTTCCAGTTGAAGCCCATCGGGTAATAGTTGTCATATCTCTTCCAGAAATCATCATCCTCATCAATTTTCTCCCCATAGTAATCATTGTCATCGTCTGAAAAATCTTCTTCTCCGGTGCTGCCAGTATTGGGTACTGCTTCTTTCTCCACTTTGCAGGACGACAGCGCATAGGCTCTTCTGAAGCCAATGGTGATGCGATAGATTGCCCCTGGTTCTGTGCGGATCAGCTGGTCCAGGTCCAGGAAGAACCGGTTCTTTTTATGAAGATTGAGTGACTTGTCGTTATCAAGGCGAATGGTTTTTTCTACCACGGGTTTTCCTACGCGACGAATTTCTTCCGAACCGTTGAGGTCGTTTCTTTGCAGGTATTGCGGGATATTATTTTCATAAATTTTGATGATGGTAACATCTACTGCTTTCAGATTTACCGCTTCAAAAGGCATGACCATTTTGTTGCTTTCCGGCAGTATCACACCTTTTCCAGGAATTTCCACAGAAGGAAGTGTGTTCTCAAAATTGACATTCGATGTATATGTCTTACCTAGTTTTCTATCTACAATATTCAGAATACCCTCGTTAATCACCACACTGTAATTACCTTCCAGTCTGTTCGGTGCATACACTTTTACCTCACTGCCGTCGATGCTGTAACGGAGGTCGGACTGGCCACTGATGCTGATCAGGCCTTCCAGCGACTGCGCCATGCTGATAGGATCGGAGAACTGTACCAGCAGGTGTTGTTCCGGATCGGATTCAGCTTTGACGTCCAGTACTTTGAAATCGCCGATGGCAGGAACTTCGATTTCCTGTTTGCCGTCGTTGCTAATATTCAGTGGCGCTCCGGACCATTGCAATGTTAGGGTGTTGGCCGAATTTCCCTGTTGGATATTAGCTACAGTAAATCTGGAAAGATGTTCTACCGGGCTATGCTGCCAGGTGATGGGCAGTGATTTTCCCTGATAGTTAGCAGTCATAATCTTCTCTATGGACTGCGGTTGTTCAGCGTCAGCGGTATTGATCACACCGGTGAAAACCATTTTGTCCATGGAGTTCTGATCGGCAGATTTAAGGCCGTTCAGGTCTACGGTAAATGAAGGCTGGATGACTTTGAAATCAAAATCAAATGTTTTGAGTTCTGTAGGTACATCCATCACTTTGCCCAGCTTGAACGAGGCTTTGTATTGTTTGCCCGGTTGCAGGTTTTCATCTGGCCGGAACTCAATAGTAGTGGCATCTACCCAGTACGTTTTCCCTTTTATGGAAGGGGAAAAGTCGAATACCTGCTTGTCCAGCGGCTCGTTTTGTGTATGTGTTACGTTGGCCTGTCCGGCGAGATGTACGCGGATAGCGCTTTGTTTTGAAATGATACCGGCCGTATAGGCTTCGATATATTTATCAAATTTCGCTGTGTCCTGTTTAGTAGTATGACAACTGCTAAACATCCACAACACTGCTACACAAAATAAGGATGCCAGAACAGCATAACGTATTTTTGGGAACATTAGGAAAGTATTATGGTGATTAACTTTATTGGGCACGAATATAAGATTATATTACTTGCCCCTTACTTAGCCGGATGAATTTATTCACTGCTGCCGGCAATTCTTCTTCGTAGTGCGTAACATATACCATCGTTACCGGCATGTGTTCACACAGTTGCTCTATGACCTGTTTGAAGTGTAATTTCTGTTGAGCATCAAGGCCTTGACATGGTTCATCAAATATCAGTAGTGGCGGGTTTTTTACCAGCGCACGGGCCAGTAGCGTCAGGCGTTGTGAGCTTTCAGGTATCTGCTTGAAAGGTTGGTTTGCAAACTGACTGATTCCCAGTATATCCATCCACGTTAGTGCGATGTTGCGTTGCTCTTCAGTAGCGGGTTTTGTGCTGCCGATGATATCTGAAAAGCCGGAGCAGACTACTTGCAGACAATGCTCTCTCGCACCAAAATACTGATGTAACTCAGGGCTTACGAAGCCTATTTTTTTCTTGATATCCCAGATACTTTCTCCGCTACCTCTTCTTCTATCGAACAGCCATAATTTATTCGCATATGCCTGTGGGTTATCACCATTAACCAGGCTGAGTAAGGTTGATTTTCCTGCACCGTTATGGCCCAGGAGTGCCCATTTCTCGTTTTGTCTGACTGTCCAGTTGATATCTTTCAGAATAACGTTTTCGCCATATTTGATGTTGATATTTTCCATGCGGATAATATCTTCAAAAACAAATTCTTGTCTGTTGGCCACCAGTGCGGCAATTTTTCCTGCCTCCAGTTTGGGTAATTCCGGCTTTACTTCCTGTGCTACCGGCAACCGGAGGTATTCTTCGCGGGTATATCTTCCTGTAATCTTACCATTATCCAATGTAAGCACGTGGGTAATATGTTCCGGTATTTCCTGCGGAGATGTGGATAACAGCACGGTGGTACCAGTGGCAATGATTTCATTTACCATGGCGGTGAAATCTTTGCGTGTTTGCACATCCAGTCCGATGTAGGGATTATCCAGCATCAGCAACTGTGGCTGTTTCAGCAAAGCCGCTGCGATCATTACCCTGCGGGTTTCGCCGTTGGAGAGCTTGATCAGGCGTTTGGCCAGCAATGGGCCTATTTTCAATGGTTCCAGCAGGGCGGGAATATCCGTAATGCCCAGGTGTTCCTGAACGGTAGGCGAATTGTCGGCGTCCATGCTGTTAAAGCGCTGCTGGTAATAGAAATCGGTCGTTGTGTTGGAATTATTTTTAAAGGTATGATGATGACCTACATAGGCTATCAGGTTACGATAATTGAAATAGGGATCAGTGACCGTGTTATGCTGACGCCAGTTATCGTAAAAATAATAATGGATGCTGCCATTGATGATATTAAACTTACCAAGTATGGTGTTTAAGAGGGCTGTTTTCCCGGAACCACTGGGGCCGGTGATGGCCCATTGTTCGTTGGGTTGTATTTC
This window of the Chitinophaga sp. Cy-1792 genome carries:
- a CDS encoding group III truncated hemoglobin, encoding MEKHDINTREDIERLVNTFYEGARKDDVIGYIFNDIAKVDWPVHLPVMYDFWESLLLEGTYKGNAMQPHFRINKLVPLETVHFQRWLQLFEGTVHELFSGEIAELAITRARSISEIMNFKMNSINHPEQDKTKIPLVNPGKQKE
- a CDS encoding replication-associated recombination protein A → MQPLAERLRPATLDELVGQEHLTGKDSILRKAIEQGRIPSMILWGPPGVGKTTIANIIAHTLNVPFYTLSAISAGVKEVREVIEMARRQQHAVLFIDEIHRFNKSQQDALLGAVEKGIITLIGATTENPSFEVNAAVLSRSQVYVLKPLGPEQLMQLLKQAMEKDKWLQSKNIELKETTALFNISGGDARKLLNLFELVAGTIQTDPIVITDAQVMDIAQQRVAIYDKSGEQHYDIISAFIKSIRGSDPNAAVYYLARMIDGGEDVKFIARRLVILASEDIGNANPNALLLATNCFQAVNLIGYPESRIILSQCVTYLASSAKSNAAYMAINSAQSIVAKTGDLPVPMHIRNAPTKLMKEMGYNKGYQYAHDYENNFVSQEFLPDAIKGTKFYDPGKNPREDELRRYLKQLWKDKYNY
- the pbpC gene encoding penicillin-binding protein 1C, which encodes MTLEQIKKWSKKRKWWLIAGTIILIAYYCCLPRQLFTSPTSFVLEDSNGDLLNATIATDGQWRFPYSEHVPDKFAKCIIAYEDKRFRYHWGVDPIAMARAVKQNFSGHKVVSGGSTLTMQVIRIARNKPRTIWQKCIEAVLATRLEFAASKKKIIALYAANAPFGGNVVGLEAASWRYYGRKAEQLSWGEMAALAVLPNSPALVHPGRNRQTLMTKRNQLLQKLWQNKTIDKTTYELAKLEPLPDQPLALPQYAPHLLDRFRSDYQQQKQSGETRIQSTLDASLQRNVTDITTRYHATYRANGINNAAVLVLDVETGNTLAYVGNIYNPADSELESHVDIIQARRSPGSTLKPVLYAAMLHDGLILPHTLIPDIPTQIAGYSPQNFDLGYDGAVPASRALARSLNIPAVRMLQIYRYERFHTLLKQMGITTLNKPSDHYGLSMILGGGETTLWEMCGMYASMARLLLHVQQYNGKYDMDDIHPPNYKKDAVQPSEHGLSKNTPLDAASIWWTFEAMTEVMRPGEELLWQQFSSTQRIAWKTGTSFGFRDGWAIGVTPQFVVGVWVGNADGEGRPGLIGVQTAAPILFDVFRQLRTNGWFEEPIHLMKKVEVCRKSGYRATELCEEKDSILVPMAGIRAGVCPYHQLVHLDRTGKYRVTEACESPQYMQHKSWFILPPSQEYYYRSKNYYEALPPYKPDCLASLGQEKAPMELIYPRPNARIFVPVEIDGNAGQAIFTATHRNTSAKIFWTLDNDFLGTTVEFHQMALRPKAGKHTITLVDENGERISCDFTILDKNRD
- a CDS encoding Abi family protein, whose translation is MISSYNKPATTISEQIILLKRRGLLIENVTLAEEYLTHVGFFRLADFWQVLQRDTTNNIFIKGTKFNSVVELYNFDRGLRLLLLDAIERIEISLRASITDTMSLAYGGQWYSDPRNAEDVDRFNDNMDFIKSELERNTEEFLTIHTRRYGTAEYPPAWKIVQVLSFGTLSKLYRNIARKLPEKKIIAIKFGLPTYVWLDNWLMVVSALRNHCAHHNRLCYRWFVFIPKELTKANNYWIKKYPEGLGKRYLYTQLCTVKYLLDRCGYNDFSERLKYLIEKSPNVPLQKMGFLPGWENEDLWK